In Bacillus cytotoxicus NVH 391-98, the following are encoded in one genomic region:
- a CDS encoding DUF3908 family protein — protein MAINLKTVEEWIEEANERHEEDFGEVIQELKELCIGIDNATLIYPKHVFCFGKKVEVFFFFQDHVVIGQAKEEYIEVEKLKYDDMTDVNLKTNDKNTTLQLNFSNGRSILLDSLNDNCGSKNWLFARQIKSIFKLI, from the coding sequence ATGGCAATTAATTTAAAAACAGTAGAAGAGTGGATTGAAGAAGCAAACGAACGACATGAAGAGGACTTTGGAGAAGTTATTCAAGAATTAAAAGAATTATGCATTGGAATTGATAATGCTACATTAATTTATCCGAAGCATGTATTTTGCTTTGGGAAAAAAGTAGAAGTATTCTTTTTCTTCCAAGATCATGTTGTAATTGGACAAGCAAAAGAAGAGTATATTGAAGTGGAAAAACTAAAGTATGACGATATGACAGACGTAAATTTAAAAACAAATGACAAAAATACAACATTACAACTGAATTTTTCTAATGGAAGATCTATTTTATTAGATAGCTTAAATGATAATTGTGGTTCGAAAAATTGGCTATTTGCAAGACAAATTAAGAGCATTTTTAAATTAATCTAA
- a CDS encoding SagB family peptide dehydrogenase yields MQLDTFLHHLHFSVDEIMPHNQEVNWEDAPLPYKLYRGLPSIPLSLEVPLTVRNQQMYNSPTITNIGHFLWYTFGLTKVCQPSVEHNVNIFRRFLPSGGGLYPNELYIYLKIEDCPQGIYHYDVAHHRLLLLRAGNFDSYLEKSLGDRCDISDCFGTIFVSTMFWKNFFKYNHFSYRLHSLDTGVLIGQLLASSKQFGYTTGVYYQFLDRAINHLLGLSEEEESVYAIIPLSNESTWRNPLTIPNVTSNDLLEQLPILQHKHFVRSKHVTEYPMILKINEASMLETTEQFRTLRNEAITTYGKDSFSLPKVEQLSYDFRVVCQKRYSPESDFFLTKLNVTELATLLQETASSFFYQNDIDNSDKNPKARVSLYGCFSHIDGLPSGAYSYNSDAHALESIAPGDHRHLLHSSLTIDNVNLYQVPLCLHVIGNTDYMKDTFGYRGYRIQQMEAGILVQKLLLAATAMGMGGHPLLGFDVNLCDQLYKIDVTQKTTLIQIPVGFSRPRNWLKGNLHS; encoded by the coding sequence ATGCAACTAGATACATTTCTTCATCATTTACATTTTTCAGTCGATGAAATTATGCCTCACAATCAAGAAGTAAACTGGGAAGATGCCCCGCTTCCCTATAAATTATACCGCGGGTTACCCAGTATTCCCCTTTCTCTAGAAGTCCCATTAACAGTAAGAAATCAACAGATGTATAACAGCCCTACTATCACAAATATTGGTCATTTTCTTTGGTATACATTTGGGTTAACAAAGGTATGTCAACCTTCTGTTGAACATAACGTCAATATATTTCGAAGATTTCTCCCCTCTGGGGGTGGATTATATCCAAACGAATTATATATCTATTTAAAGATTGAAGATTGCCCACAAGGAATCTATCATTATGATGTTGCGCATCATCGGCTTCTCTTACTTCGCGCTGGAAACTTTGACTCTTATCTTGAAAAATCACTTGGCGATCGCTGTGACATATCGGATTGCTTTGGCACTATCTTTGTTTCGACAATGTTTTGGAAAAACTTCTTTAAATATAATCATTTTTCCTATCGACTCCACAGTCTAGATACCGGTGTTCTTATCGGACAATTACTGGCGTCCTCCAAACAATTTGGCTATACAACTGGCGTATATTATCAATTTTTAGATCGGGCGATCAATCATTTACTTGGACTTTCTGAAGAAGAAGAGAGCGTATATGCTATTATTCCTTTATCTAATGAATCTACTTGGCGCAATCCTCTAACAATACCAAACGTCACGTCTAACGATTTATTGGAGCAACTCCCTATTTTGCAACATAAACACTTTGTTCGTTCAAAACATGTGACTGAATATCCAATGATTCTAAAAATAAACGAAGCCTCTATGCTCGAAACAACTGAGCAATTTCGAACATTACGAAACGAAGCAATTACTACGTATGGTAAAGACAGTTTCTCTCTTCCTAAAGTAGAGCAATTATCTTATGATTTTAGAGTTGTTTGCCAAAAACGTTATTCACCAGAGTCTGATTTTTTCTTAACAAAACTGAATGTCACTGAACTTGCTACTTTATTGCAAGAAACAGCTTCTTCTTTTTTTTACCAAAATGACATAGATAATAGCGACAAGAATCCAAAAGCACGCGTTTCCTTGTACGGCTGCTTTTCTCATATAGACGGTTTACCTAGCGGGGCGTATTCCTATAATAGCGACGCTCATGCACTAGAATCCATTGCTCCTGGAGATCATCGTCATCTCCTGCATTCAAGTCTAACAATAGATAATGTAAACTTATATCAAGTCCCACTTTGTCTTCATGTTATCGGCAATACAGACTATATGAAAGATACATTTGGATATAGAGGGTACCGCATACAGCAAATGGAAGCTGGTATACTTGTTCAAAAGCTCCTCTTAGCTGCCACTGCAATGGGCATGGGTGGTCACCCCCTTTTAGGTTTCGATGTTAATCTTTGTGATCAATTATATAAAATTGATGTAACGCAAAAAACGACTCTCATCCAAATTCCAGTTGGTTTTTCTCGACCACGCAATTGGTTAAAAGGCAACTTGCATAGCTAA
- a CDS encoding TOMM precursor leader peptide-binding protein has product MLDFQLLIVGDGVLADCVDKQLSAHYPIFRQHTLEECIPEHTRLALVLHDGSPLSIHQQAEERFRSAHIPWLRAFTSFGEGIIGPYVTPNQPGCSQCADARRFTAGFDQKEMWELQRTYSFQTDQMTKRDICATPIGLLHMSYLIHAEIENIQREEHTSLSDELIFLNLQTFQSSRHSFLPDPLCPVCVTVPNDSEEAAILQFKPSLKTNSDNYRCRSIHDLSICLKKDYLNQKTGLLNGKMQHSLLPFADVIVNMPLILGNEGVAGRTHSFKISEATAILEGLERYCGMAPRGKRTNVYGSYRDFENIAINPLTVGVHTDEHYNRDGFPFKPFDPDHPQNWVWGYSLLQNRSVLVPESLAYYSLGHKDAFVYETSNGCAIGGSIEEAIFHGILEVIERDSFLLTWYAQLPLPRIDLRSSEDIELQLMIARMQAITGYELHVFNATMEHGIPSIWAIAKNTRKSGMNLVCAGGAHMDPVRAVKSAIHELAGMLLIMDENLETNRKTYEQCLQDPYLVTKMEDHSMLYGLPEAEERLQFLLNTHQPLQTFKEMSYLKSIDKNLTSDLSHLLTRLHHAGLDVIVVDQTVPLIEKNGLSCVKVLIPGMLPMTFGHHLTRITGLERVLTVPMKLGYVDQSLTFEQLNPHPHPFP; this is encoded by the coding sequence ATGCTAGATTTTCAATTATTAATTGTCGGAGATGGCGTACTTGCAGATTGTGTAGATAAGCAATTGTCTGCTCACTACCCGATCTTTCGTCAACATACACTGGAAGAATGTATCCCAGAGCATACTCGTCTCGCCCTTGTACTACATGACGGATCCCCTCTTTCCATTCATCAGCAAGCTGAAGAACGATTTCGATCCGCCCATATTCCATGGCTTCGCGCCTTTACTTCATTTGGGGAAGGAATTATCGGTCCTTATGTTACACCGAATCAACCAGGATGTTCTCAATGCGCTGATGCAAGGCGATTTACAGCCGGATTCGACCAAAAAGAGATGTGGGAATTACAACGAACATATTCTTTCCAAACAGACCAAATGACAAAGCGGGATATATGTGCTACACCAATCGGGCTGCTGCACATGTCCTATCTTATTCATGCTGAAATCGAGAACATACAGCGAGAAGAGCATACCTCCTTATCAGATGAACTCATATTCCTAAACTTACAAACGTTCCAATCTTCACGCCATTCATTTCTTCCAGACCCTCTCTGCCCAGTATGCGTGACAGTGCCAAATGATTCTGAAGAAGCTGCTATTCTGCAATTCAAACCAAGTTTGAAAACGAACAGCGACAATTACCGTTGCCGCTCCATACACGATTTAAGCATATGTTTAAAGAAAGATTATTTAAATCAGAAAACAGGACTGTTAAATGGCAAAATGCAGCATTCCCTTCTGCCATTTGCTGATGTCATTGTCAATATGCCTTTAATATTAGGAAATGAAGGTGTTGCCGGACGGACACATTCATTCAAAATAAGTGAAGCAACCGCAATTTTGGAAGGCTTAGAGCGCTACTGTGGAATGGCTCCGCGCGGGAAACGGACAAATGTTTATGGGAGTTACCGAGACTTTGAAAATATCGCGATCAATCCTCTTACAGTTGGTGTACATACAGATGAACATTATAATCGGGATGGATTCCCATTTAAACCATTTGATCCTGATCATCCACAAAATTGGGTATGGGGATACTCACTATTACAAAATCGCTCCGTTTTAGTTCCAGAATCACTTGCTTATTACAGCTTGGGACATAAAGATGCTTTTGTCTATGAAACTTCAAATGGATGCGCGATTGGCGGCAGTATAGAAGAAGCTATTTTCCACGGCATTTTAGAAGTGATAGAACGCGACTCTTTCTTACTAACTTGGTATGCACAATTACCCTTACCGCGCATCGATCTCCGTTCTTCAGAGGATATAGAATTACAACTTATGATTGCTCGAATGCAGGCGATTACAGGCTATGAGTTACATGTATTTAATGCAACAATGGAACACGGCATCCCAAGCATATGGGCAATCGCTAAAAATACGAGGAAAAGTGGCATGAATCTCGTCTGTGCAGGTGGTGCTCATATGGATCCTGTGCGCGCTGTAAAAAGCGCAATTCATGAACTAGCCGGTATGTTACTCATTATGGATGAAAATCTTGAAACAAATCGAAAAACATATGAACAATGTTTACAAGACCCTTATCTTGTGACAAAAATGGAAGACCACAGTATGCTATATGGATTACCAGAAGCGGAAGAGCGCCTTCAATTTTTATTGAACACTCATCAGCCGCTACAAACATTTAAAGAGATGAGTTATTTAAAATCCATCGATAAAAATTTAACATCAGATTTATCCCATCTTTTAACTCGATTGCATCATGCAGGCCTTGATGTTATTGTCGTTGATCAAACTGTTCCACTTATAGAGAAAAATGGGTTATCTTGTGTAAAAGTACTAATTCCCGGCATGTTACCGATGACATTTGGGCATCACTTAACCCGTATAACCGGTCTAGAAAGAGTATTGACTGTACCAATGAAACTAGGATATGTTGATCAGTCTCTTACATTTGAACAGTTAAATCCACATCCGCATCCTTTCCCATAA